One Methylocystis iwaonis genomic window, GGGCAAGTCGGCGCTGGCGCTCGCCATCGCCGAGCGCGTCGGCGGCGCAGTGGTCAACGCCGACTCCATGCAGGTCTACCGTGACCTGCGCATCATCACCGCGCGGCCGACGCTAGAAGAAGAGACGCAGGCGCCGCATCTCCTCTTCGGCCATGTCGACGCAGCGGTGAATTACTCCGTCGGCCGCTATCTCGCCGATCTCGCGCAGACGCTGGCCGACCTCGACGCGCGCGGCGTGACGCCCGTCGTCGCCGGCGGCACGGGCATGTATTTCAAAGCCGCGCTTTACGGCCTTTCAGACATTCCCGCCGTGCCCGAGGAGGTGCGCGCGCAGGTGCGCGCGGCGGCCGAAGGCGCGAGCCCGCAGGAGCTTTACGCCGAGCTTTTGTCGAAAGACCCGGAGACCGCGGCGCGGCTGCGCCCGACAGACCCGCAGCGCATTCTGCGCGCCCTGGAGGTTTTCGCCGCGACGGGCAAGCCGCTCGCTTCCTTCCAGGGGCCGCGCTCTACGCCGCTGCTCGACGCGGCGCAATGCCCGGCTTTCTTCCTCGCGCCCGAGCGCGAGACGCTCTATGCGCGCATCGACGCGCGTTTCGATAAAATGATGGAGATGGGCGCGCTCGACGAAGTGGCCCGCCTAGGCGAGCGCAAGCTCGATTCCGCTCTCCCGGCCATGCGCGCGCATGGCGTTCCGCATCTCATCGCCTATCTCGACGGGCGGATGTCGTTAGAGGAGGCGATCATGCGCGGCAAGACCGACACGCGCCATTACGCGAAGCGGCAATTCACTTTCGCGCGGCATCAATTGCCTCACTTCGCGTGGCTGTCCACAGAGGATCCATGGGGTGCGGTCGAGGCTGCCTGTATCTGGTGAAGATAATGCTGTCCGGAGAACATCTGGAACAGCGACAGGCCGATCTCCATGGCGATCAGCACGATGATGATCCATTCGAGTCGCACGGAGCGGTCCGCGTCGATGAGATCGGTGAGCGCCCGCGCGGTTTCGCCGATCACGTCGATCTTGGCGTTGAGCGTGCGTCCGCGCGCCTCCAGCTCATATTCGTCTTCCAGACGCGCATAGAGGCGCTCGAGATCAGGCCGATCCCATAGAACGTCGGGCTTGTCCTCGACGGCGACGCGGCCCGAGACGCGATGGCGCACGAGCAGGGTCTGGCCGATGAGCTCCAGCATGGATTTGCGCCGCCATGGCGGGCGACCCTTGCTCGCCAGCTCCGCCGCAAAAGGCTCGATCGTGTCGAAGACCGCATTGACGCGGCGCTCGTCGCGCGCCAGCGCCACGCTTTTCGCCAAGGCGTCGGCGATGACGAGCAGCCGCGCCTCGGAAAGATCCTTCACCGCAAGGCGGCCGTTCGGCAGCGGCTTGTCCTCGCCGTCATGCGTGATTTCGATGACGAGCGTCTCGTCGTCGCCCCGCGAGGCGCCGGCGACCCGCGCGCCGATCTTGGTGACGATCTCGTCCTCTTCGAGCGGCGAGAGTCCGAAGAGGACCGCGACGCCGAAGCGGTAAAGCACGGCGAAGCCCGCCTGACCGGCATGGAAGGCGAGCGGCGCGGTCGACACCAGATCCGCCCGCTCCAACCCGACGGTGTCGATGCGTTCGCCGAGCAGCAAGGCGCGCGCCGTCATGGTTTGCGCAACGGCGTGTGTCGCTCTGAGTTCAACGTCGGTCAT contains:
- a CDS encoding RMD1 family protein, with amino-acid sequence MTDVELRATHAVAQTMTARALLLGERIDTVGLERADLVSTAPLAFHAGQAGFAVLYRFGVAVLFGLSPLEEDEIVTKIGARVAGASRGDDETLVIEITHDGEDKPLPNGRLAVKDLSEARLLVIADALAKSVALARDERRVNAVFDTIEPFAAELASKGRPPWRRKSMLELIGQTLLVRHRVSGRVAVEDKPDVLWDRPDLERLYARLEDEYELEARGRTLNAKIDVIGETARALTDLIDADRSVRLEWIIIVLIAMEIGLSLFQMFSGQHYLHQIQAASTAPHGSSVDSHAK
- the miaA gene encoding tRNA (adenosine(37)-N6)-dimethylallyltransferase MiaA, whose product is MSPRAILIAGPTASGKSALALAIAERVGGAVVNADSMQVYRDLRIITARPTLEEETQAPHLLFGHVDAAVNYSVGRYLADLAQTLADLDARGVTPVVAGGTGMYFKAALYGLSDIPAVPEEVRAQVRAAAEGASPQELYAELLSKDPETAARLRPTDPQRILRALEVFAATGKPLASFQGPRSTPLLDAAQCPAFFLAPERETLYARIDARFDKMMEMGALDEVARLGERKLDSALPAMRAHGVPHLIAYLDGRMSLEEAIMRGKTDTRHYAKRQFTFARHQLPHFAWLSTEDPWGAVEAACIW